A single Chloroflexota bacterium DNA region contains:
- the dapB gene encoding 4-hydroxy-tetrahydrodipicolinate reductase: MEPIKVIVHGAAGKVGQEVVRAVYDEEDMQLVGAVDAKATKDSLPLPDSSGSVPFSADLGDILTRCQPNVMVDFSIAQATMSAVRPAAERGVSLVIGTTGFSPAEIKEIERLATEHGIGAVMAPNFALGAVLMMHLAKIAAKYLDYAEIIELHHHLKADAPSGTAQTTARLMAAARGKPFLQPKSKDAASRGEQVEGVSIHSVRLPGLMAHQEVILGAPGQTLSIRHDTINRECYMPGVMLAIREVVKRKGLVFGLDKLLGL, translated from the coding sequence ATGGAGCCGATCAAGGTAATCGTTCATGGAGCCGCTGGCAAGGTCGGGCAGGAGGTGGTCAGGGCCGTATACGATGAAGAGGACATGCAGCTGGTTGGTGCCGTGGACGCAAAGGCCACCAAGGATTCACTGCCCCTGCCTGATAGTTCCGGTTCAGTTCCCTTTTCCGCTGACCTGGGTGATATCTTAACCCGCTGTCAACCCAACGTCATGGTGGATTTCAGCATCGCCCAGGCCACAATGTCGGCGGTGCGACCGGCCGCGGAACGGGGCGTCAGTCTGGTTATCGGCACGACCGGTTTCTCACCCGCTGAAATCAAAGAGATTGAGCGTCTGGCCACGGAGCACGGGATAGGTGCGGTGATGGCACCGAACTTTGCCCTTGGCGCGGTACTGATGATGCACCTGGCCAAGATAGCGGCCAAATACCTTGATTATGCAGAGATAATCGAACTGCACCACCATCTGAAAGCCGATGCTCCATCCGGGACAGCGCAAACGACAGCCAGATTAATGGCCGCAGCCAGAGGAAAGCCGTTTCTTCAGCCCAAAAGCAAAGATGCGGCGAGCCGGGGGGAGCAGGTAGAAGGGGTGAGCATCCACAGTGTACGCTTGCCCGGACTCATGGCTCATCAGGAAGTAATACTGGGTGCGCCCGGGCAGACATTAAGCATACGCCATGATACCATTAACCGGGAGTGCTACATGCCCGGCGTGATGCTGGCGATAAGAGAAGTAGTCAAGCGTAAAGGGCTCGTTTTCGGCCTGGACAAGTTACTTGGACTGTGA
- a CDS encoding polyribonucleotide nucleotidyltransferase: MQKLQSFQCQVGGKDLIIESGRFAGQANGAVTVRYGDTVVLVTATVADEPREGIDFLPLTVDYEERLYAAGKIPGGFIRREGRPSEEAILACRLVDRPMRPLLPKEWRRDIQIVATVLSVDHENAPDVLAVIGASAALCISEIPFDGPVSAVHVGCINGELVLNPALAELENSQLDMVVASTGKAVVMLEAGAKEVSEEILPKAIQFGFEANQDIIRLQEQIRQACGKPKEEVPVQEDNPEVASAVASTIGDELPAILAEADKSTREEKLAGLKKKLVESLGETYAKEDIMAGFEARAKAEVRNNILAGKRLNGRALNEVRPIDAEVGLLPRTHGSALFSRGQTQVLTIVTLGSKRKEQQLDGLGIEETKRFIHHYNFPPFSSGEAKRLGSPGRREIGHGALAERSLVPVLPDDEDFPYTIRLVSEVLSSNGSTSMASVCAGSLSLMDAGIPIKTAVSGVAMGLITGENGEYQVLTDIEGLEDAYGDMDCKIAGTRDGVTAVQMDIKLKGVSLEVLEKIITQSHEARMFILDRMNETISTSRPEVSHYAPRMYKISIAPDKIGSVIGSGGKTIRSITEQTKTTIDIDDEGNVVVGAINEEAARKAIDIIEGLTKDVEIGTIYTGKVARIFDFGAMVEILPGKEGLVHISELADHRVGKVEDVVKIGDEITVKVINLDNLGRINLSHRAVSETASQTPGTRERDSSRSNRPYRKDNDSYSGRRDQFRGR; this comes from the coding sequence GTGCAAAAACTTCAATCATTTCAATGTCAGGTCGGTGGCAAAGACCTTATTATCGAAAGCGGCAGATTTGCCGGTCAGGCTAATGGAGCGGTAACGGTTCGATATGGAGATACAGTAGTCCTGGTGACAGCCACCGTGGCGGATGAACCACGTGAGGGTATCGACTTTCTACCATTGACCGTAGACTACGAGGAACGACTGTACGCGGCGGGCAAAATTCCGGGCGGCTTCATCCGCCGGGAAGGACGCCCCAGCGAAGAGGCCATTCTGGCCTGCCGCCTCGTTGACCGCCCGATGCGACCGCTTTTACCGAAGGAATGGCGACGGGATATCCAGATTGTCGCTACCGTGCTCTCTGTTGACCATGAAAATGCCCCCGACGTCCTGGCGGTAATCGGTGCATCGGCGGCACTGTGCATATCGGAAATACCCTTTGATGGCCCGGTAAGCGCCGTTCACGTGGGCTGCATCAATGGCGAGCTGGTGCTGAATCCCGCGCTGGCCGAGCTTGAAAACAGCCAGCTTGATATGGTCGTGGCCAGCACCGGAAAGGCAGTTGTCATGCTGGAAGCCGGGGCCAAGGAGGTTTCCGAAGAGATTTTACCCAAGGCCATCCAGTTTGGATTTGAGGCTAATCAGGATATTATCCGACTTCAGGAACAGATAAGGCAGGCCTGCGGCAAACCTAAAGAGGAAGTGCCGGTTCAGGAGGACAACCCGGAGGTCGCTTCAGCAGTGGCATCAACCATCGGCGATGAACTGCCTGCCATACTGGCGGAAGCAGATAAATCCACCCGGGAGGAAAAGCTCGCTGGATTAAAGAAGAAGCTGGTGGAAAGCCTGGGTGAAACCTATGCCAAAGAGGATATTATGGCTGGCTTTGAGGCCAGGGCCAAGGCTGAAGTAAGAAACAATATCCTGGCGGGAAAACGTCTCAATGGTCGCGCCCTCAATGAAGTCAGGCCCATTGATGCGGAGGTAGGGCTTCTGCCGAGGACACATGGTTCGGCACTTTTCAGCCGGGGTCAGACACAGGTGCTGACCATTGTCACTCTGGGTTCAAAAAGGAAGGAGCAGCAGCTTGACGGCCTCGGTATCGAGGAGACGAAGCGCTTCATTCACCACTACAATTTCCCACCCTTCTCCAGTGGTGAGGCAAAGCGCCTGGGGTCGCCGGGTCGCCGCGAAATCGGACACGGCGCGCTGGCGGAAAGGTCTCTGGTGCCGGTATTGCCCGATGACGAGGATTTCCCGTATACCATTCGACTTGTCTCCGAGGTCCTCAGCTCCAATGGCAGTACCTCGATGGCAAGCGTCTGTGCGGGGAGCCTGTCGCTGATGGATGCCGGCATACCGATAAAAACCGCTGTATCCGGAGTGGCCATGGGCCTCATCACCGGCGAGAACGGTGAATACCAGGTATTAACCGATATCGAGGGTCTGGAAGATGCCTACGGCGATATGGACTGCAAGATTGCCGGGACCCGGGACGGCGTTACCGCCGTGCAAATGGATATCAAGCTCAAGGGTGTCAGCCTGGAAGTTCTGGAGAAGATAATCACGCAAAGCCATGAGGCGCGGATGTTCATTCTGGACAGGATGAACGAGACCATAAGCACCAGTCGACCCGAAGTCAGCCATTACGCGCCGCGGATGTACAAGATAAGCATCGCCCCCGATAAGATAGGCAGCGTTATCGGTTCCGGGGGCAAGACAATTCGCTCCATAACAGAGCAGACGAAGACAACCATCGACATCGACGATGAAGGTAACGTGGTGGTTGGTGCCATCAATGAAGAGGCCGCACGTAAAGCGATTGATATCATTGAAGGGCTGACCAAGGATGTGGAGATTGGCACCATCTATACGGGGAAGGTGGCGCGCATTTTCGACTTCGGTGCCATGGTGGAAATACTGCCCGGAAAGGAAGGCCTGGTACACATCAGTGAACTGGCTGACCATCGGGTGGGCAAGGTTGAGGATGTGGTTAAAATCGGTGACGAGATTACGGTCAAGGTAATCAACCTCGACAATTTGGGGAGGATAAACCTCTCCCACAGGGCGGTCAGTGAAACTGCTTCTCAGACCCCGGGCACAAGAGAAAGGGACTCTTCCAGGTCAAACCGCCCGTATCGGAAGGATAATGACTCCTATTCCGGGCGACGCGACCAGTTCCGGGGTCGTTAA
- the fdhD gene encoding formate dehydrogenase accessory sulfurtransferase FdhD: protein MGRTVKEPTGKSVAPEVTCRFFSGEKWQRDTVAIPGELPLTIFVNGQEVATILCTPTRLIQLVLGFLYLEGIIADQQDVASLRVCEDEPIADVRLLKSEYNAPSRRTITSGCGSGVSFDTSSPKVVSDLVVAPEEILSLMHQLYQQQELFQEAGGIHSSALADRERILVSAEDIGRHNTLDKIMGDCLIRKLSAQDKILLTTGRISSEMVLKAARMQVPMVVSRGTPTERAVTLGKELGITVIGYARGNRLSVFSYEERLLDTNNLNSS from the coding sequence ATGGGTAGAACGGTAAAGGAACCCACGGGAAAAAGCGTTGCTCCGGAAGTAACCTGCCGCTTTTTCAGCGGTGAAAAGTGGCAGAGGGATACAGTAGCCATACCCGGTGAGCTGCCGCTGACCATCTTCGTCAATGGCCAGGAGGTCGCCACCATATTGTGCACACCCACCAGATTAATCCAGCTTGTGCTCGGGTTTCTATACCTGGAGGGAATCATCGCCGACCAGCAGGACGTAGCCAGCCTGCGAGTCTGCGAAGATGAGCCAATTGCCGATGTGCGACTTTTGAAGAGCGAATATAACGCGCCATCGAGGCGCACCATCACCTCGGGCTGCGGGAGCGGCGTCAGCTTTGACACCAGTTCACCGAAGGTGGTTTCAGACCTCGTTGTCGCCCCGGAGGAGATACTGTCACTGATGCACCAGCTTTACCAGCAGCAGGAACTGTTTCAGGAAGCGGGCGGCATCCACTCCTCGGCGCTGGCGGACCGGGAAAGGATACTGGTCTCTGCGGAAGATATCGGGCGTCATAATACGCTGGACAAGATTATGGGCGATTGCTTGATAAGGAAGCTGTCGGCACAGGATAAAATTCTGCTGACCACGGGCCGCATCTCCTCGGAAATGGTGCTGAAAGCGGCCAGAATGCAGGTGCCGATGGTCGTATCGCGCGGTACCCCAACCGAGCGAGCGGTTACGCTGGGCAAAGAGCTGGGAATCACCGTAATCGGTTATGCCCGGGGAAATAGACTGTCCGTCTTTTCATATGAGGAACGATTGCTCGACACCAATAATCTAAATTCAAGTTGA
- the rpsO gene encoding 30S ribosomal protein S15: MDKEKKAEIISNYQNRDGDTGSTEVQVALLTDRIKQLTNHMTANKHDFHTQRGLLKLVGQRRRLLNYLSREDVSKYNKLIKRLGLRK, translated from the coding sequence TTGGACAAGGAGAAGAAGGCTGAGATTATCAGCAATTACCAGAACAGGGACGGAGATACCGGTTCGACCGAGGTGCAGGTAGCCCTGCTTACCGATAGGATAAAGCAGTTGACCAACCATATGACGGCGAACAAACACGACTTTCATACTCAGCGCGGTCTGCTCAAGCTGGTTGGACAGAGAAGAAGGCTGTTGAACTACCTCAGTCGGGAGGACGTTAGCAAATACAATAAATTGATTAAACGACTCGGACTGCGTAAATAA
- the tatA gene encoding twin-arginine translocase TatA/TatE family subunit yields MPFHIGPWEIALILVIILIVFGVGKLPQVGGAIGKGMRSFQKGQRGEDVEEEEEKPKPRKSARKKNTKS; encoded by the coding sequence ATGCCGTTTCATATAGGACCATGGGAGATAGCCCTCATCCTGGTCATCATCCTTATCGTTTTCGGCGTTGGCAAGCTGCCGCAGGTAGGCGGTGCCATCGGCAAGGGAATGCGGTCATTCCAGAAAGGGCAGCGCGGTGAGGATGTTGAAGAAGAAGAGGAGAAACCCAAACCCAGGAAGTCTGCCCGCAAGAAAAATACCAAGAGCTAA